The DNA region TGCTCGATCGGGTCCTCGAGGAGTACGAGCGGCGGCTCGCCGAGCTGCCGGGCGACGCGCTCGACGGGCGCGCGACCGAGCGGGGCGCGGACTCGCAGCGCAAGCTGCGCGCGCTGGTGATGTTCGCGACCCAGGCGTCGGCGCTGCGTGCGAAGGCCCTCGCCGCCGACGAGATCCGGCGTCGAGCCGACGCCGTCGAGGCGGGGAACACGCGCCTCAACGGCGTGCTCGCCGCGCTCCAGACCGGTGTCCTGATCGTGTCGGCGGACGGGATCGTCCGGAAGGCCAATCGGGCCGCGGCCGCGATGTTGTGCGGGGATCCGGAAGCGACCTGCGAGGGAACGCGCACGCCCGCCTTCCTCGACGACGCGCCGCACGACGCGGAGTCCGAGGTGGTGCTCGCGCGGGGGCCGGGCGGGCGCACCGTCCTGCTGGTCGCGCGCCGCTCGCTCGGCCCCGTCGACGCGGACGAGGTCGTGACGCTCAGCGACGTGACGCGGCGCTACGCCGAGCTGGAGGAACGCCACCGCCTCGAGAAACTCGCCGACCTCCTCCGAACCCTCGGCGTCCTCAGCCACAAGATCAACAACCCCCTCACCGCGCTCCTGGGCCGCGCGCAGATCCTCCGCGCCAAGGCGGAGACCGATCCTTCGGTCGCGAAGGCGGCGCAGGTCATCGAGGAGTCCGCCATCCGGATCGCGGACCTCATCCGGGAGCTCGCGCGCGTCGTCAAGGAGGGGCGGCAGGAGGCCGTGGACCGCGTCCTCGACATGCAGCACGGCTCCGAGCCCGACGGAGGACGTCCATGAGAGTGGAACGTCTCGACCGGAGCGGGATCGCCAGCCTTCGGCTGACCGGAGCGGACGCCCTCGACATGGCGAACGCCCACGACGTCAAACGCGGATGCCTCGAGGCGGTCGAGGACGGGCTCGACGTCGTCGTCGATCTCTCCGAGGTCGACTTCGTCGACTCGGCGGGGGTCGGCGTGCTGGTCAGCGTGTACAAGCGCACCCGCCTGCGCGGCCGGCGCGCGGCGTTCGTCGGCGTCCGGCCGGGGGTGCTCGCCGTGCTCGCGATCCTGCGCCTCGATCAGATCTTCGAGATCCGCCCCGACGCTCCGGCGGCCCTCCGCTCGATCGCGGTGGGGATCGGCGACCCCGCGGACGTCTGATCCGGCCTCAGGCGCCGTCGGCGTCCGCGCGCCGACGGAGGAGGTAGACGGCGACGAACGCGAAGGCGAGGGAGAGCGCGACGTAGGTTCCGGAGGCGGGCGCCGGGCGACCCGACCCGTCGAGCCACACCGGGGCGGCTCCGAGCAGCAGCACGTTGATCCACGCGTGCACGAGCGCGGGGAGCCAGAGGCTTCGCGAGACGAGCACCAGCAGGCCGAACAACACGCCCAGCGACGCCGAGAACACGAACCGCTCGAGCGCCTGCTCCCCCCCGGGGGCGAGGACGAAGTGCTCGAGCCCGAACATGAGCGAAGGCGGCAGGAGCGCCGCCCACCGCCGTGCCGCGGGGGAGCGGGCCCCCAGCCGCGGGGCCAGCCGCCCGCATTCCTGCTGCAGCAGTCCCCGGTAGTAGAGCTCCTCCGCGAACGCGCGCAGGGTCTGTCCCCCGGCGACCCAAAGGCCCAGCGCGTCGAGGCGCGGGCCACGCCAGGCGAATGGGGCGCCGAGCAGTCGCGGCACGAGCCCGAGCGCGGCGTACGTGGCGCCGACGGCGATCGCGGTCACGACGATCCCCTCGAGGAGCCGTCGGAGCGAGA from Candidatus Polarisedimenticolaceae bacterium includes:
- a CDS encoding STAS domain-containing protein, with amino-acid sequence MRVERLDRSGIASLRLTGADALDMANAHDVKRGCLEAVEDGLDVVVDLSEVDFVDSAGVGVLVSVYKRTRLRGRRAAFVGVRPGVLAVLAILRLDQIFEIRPDAPAALRSIAVGIGDPADV
- a CDS encoding CPBP family glutamic-type intramembrane protease, producing MRIPRALAWAILAATFLTAGMLRQFHEHTPASPYAPPAVGSLLFAAVIFVLLIWSWESRRGPSPGPGVRLGSLTPLLAMLLTEKWISIFLYQPVFDRFVPAELAPAVMVDAWYRAFAGGGLLLSCALLWPFSPPAARRVAASLSLRRLLEGIVVTAIAVGATYAALGLVPRLLGAPFAWRGPRLDALGLWVAGGQTLRAFAEELYYRGLLQQECGRLAPRLGARSPAARRWAALLPPSLMFGLEHFVLAPGGEQALERFVFSASLGVLFGLLVLVSRSLWLPALVHAWINVLLLGAAPVWLDGSGRPAPASGTYVALSLAFAFVAVYLLRRRADADGA
- a CDS encoding histidine kinase dimerization/phospho-acceptor domain-containing protein, with protein sequence MAELVRRIAPAAGEVPDLAELCRIHDLGLELIECSDDLDHLLDRVLEEYERRLAELPGDALDGRATERGADSQRKLRALVMFATQASALRAKALAADEIRRRADAVEAGNTRLNGVLAALQTGVLIVSADGIVRKANRAAAAMLCGDPEATCEGTRTPAFLDDAPHDAESEVVLARGPGGRTVLLVARRSLGPVDADEVVTLSDVTRRYAELEERHRLEKLADLLRTLGVLSHKINNPLTALLGRAQILRAKAETDPSVAKAAQVIEESAIRIADLIRELARVVKEGRQEAVDRVLDMQHGSEPDGGRP